Proteins encoded within one genomic window of Hermetia illucens chromosome 2, iHerIll2.2.curated.20191125, whole genome shotgun sequence:
- the LOC119647695 gene encoding uncharacterized transmembrane protein DDB_G0289901-like has product MKWALIAFAVLAIASAEEASSIKSESAPQQNQEQSDAAVKSNSIAGVEGSQNFGGADAQSFGGFGDINYGAISGGFENADFGAVKSSEGGAASASSSGAGESGSSEKVEQSASKSESASGAAQGSQAEGRSNFAFANGIAPSGFDASYFSAGLNNADFGGLSSFGGSFGGNFGGLAKSAEGAVAAAGAAASKSAEEIKSAGATVASKTGSIATGLSAPIFKASNIFSTAPSFSSGLFGSSLPYSGLSSLSSLPSYNSFGSFGSFGSPVLSSTAFPAVSSYLSASAVPSIAPSVSSFAPAISTIAPAVSTVAPAVTTAAPDTKTVTNAPAINVATEAVTVSTPEVTVPTAVGKATVDTAVAKTGLPALAPFSTSFGSFPTLAPSYSTGFGSSLLNPAFSYPSFNPIYSSTLSPIGSHFGSTISPPLSGISIGGIPSQISIGGFNPALPAQPISGGAINPPQSVQVSPDAISVSAPDAAASVPTPTGEPAVEANSAKVEDNEKVVEIAASSKGKVAEESEATVSVKSSAGKPSVEIAPSGEPALRTPIASTLATPTFNSIFSTSFPSVAPSISSLSVASPLVRSFYNGGSLSSASLNSGVESGFNSGFRTGYNSGLNAGFARGFNSGLRGGFNSDVSSGISSGISSGLDSGLSSGLSTGLSSGLTTGVGSDLSTGFGTELSSGLRSGISSELSSGLSTGFSTGLSTGLSSGLSTSGLNVNDGYGLSSVDSLSSSSFNSLKKRSS; this is encoded by the exons ATG AAGTGGGCATTGATCGCTTTTGCTGTGCTCGCAATCGCCTCAGCCGAGGAGGCGTCGTCAATTAAAAGTGAGAGTGCACCTCAACAAAACCAGGAACAAAGTGATGCAGCTGTTAAATCGAATAGCATCGCGGGAGTCGAGGGCTCACAGAATTTCGGAGGAGCTGATGCCCAAAGTTTCGGTGGATTCGGTGATATAAATTATGGTGCCATTAGCGGTGGATTTGAAAATGCTGATTTCGGAGCGGTCAAATCATCTGAAGGTGGTGCTGCATCTGCTTCAAGTTCTGGAGCTGGTGAATCAGGATCAAGTGAAAAGGTTGAACAAAGTGCTTCCAAATCGGAAAGTGCCAGCGGTGCCGCCCAAGGAAGTCAAGCCGAAGGTAGATCAAACTTTGCCTTCGCTAATGGAATTGCTCCAAGCGGATTTGATGCAAGCTACTTCAGCGCCGGATTGAACAATGCCGATTTTGGTGGTTTGAGTTCATTTGGAGGTTCCTTCGGAGGTAACTTTGGTGGTCTCGCCAAATCTGCTGAAGGTGCTGTTGCCGCTGCAGGTGCTGCTGCATCGAAATCAGCTGAAGAGATCAAATCAGCTGGTGCTACTGTTGCATCAAAAACCGGAAGCATTGCTACAGGATTAAGTGCTCCAATTTTCAAAGCTAGCAACATTTTCTCAACTGCTCCCAGCTTCAGCAGCGGATTATTCGGCTCAAGTTTGCCTTATTCCGGACTTAGTAGCCTTAGTAGCCTTCCATCATACAATTCTTTTGGCTCATTTGGATCATTCGGTAGCCCAGTTTTGTCATCTACTGCTTTCCCAGCCGTGAGTTCCTACCTGTCAGCTTCAGCTGTTCCAAGCATTGCTCCATCAGTTTCCAGTTTTGCTCCAGCCATTTCTACTATTGCTCCAGCCGTTTCTACTGTTGCTCCAGCTGTAACCACCGCTGCTCCAGATACCAAAACCGTAACAAACGCTCCAGCCATAAATGTTGCTACTGAAGCCGTGACAGTTTCCACTCCAGAAGTGACTGTTCCTACAGCCGTAGGAAAAGCCACTGTTGATACAGCTGTTGCTAAGACTGGTCTTCCTGCCTTGGCTCCATTCTCAACCTCATTCGGTTCTTTCCCTACACTCGCTCCAAGTTACAGCACTGGCTTCGGCTCATCCTTATTAAACCCTGCTTTCTCCTATCCTTCATTCAACCCAATTTACTCCTCAACCCTCTCACCAATCGGATCACACTTTGGATCTACCATCAGTCCTCCACTTTCTGGAATAAGCATCGGTGGAATCCCATCCCAAATTTCCATCGGCGGTTTTAACCCTGCCCTTCCAGCCCAACCTATTTCCGGAGGAGCTATTAATCCCCCACAGTCTGTGCAAGTGTCCCCCGATGCTATTTCTGTGTCAGCTCCAGATGCTGCTGCATCAGTCCCCACTCCAACAGGAGAACCTGCAGTTGAAGCTAATTCTGCTAAAGTTGAAGACAACGAGAAAGTAGTTGAAATCGCTGCTTCCTCTAAAGGAAAAGTAGCCGAAGAATCTGAAGCTACCGTTTCTGTAAAATCTTCTGCTGGCAAACCATCTGTTGAAATTGCACCATCAGGTGAACCAGCCCTCAGGACTCCAATTGCATCAACTCTCGCCACTCCAACCTTCAACTCAATCTTTTCCACTTCATTTCCATCAGTTGCCCCATCAATTTCTTCCCTCTCAGTCGCCAGTCCTTTGGTTCGCTCCTTCTACAATGGTGGTTCACTTTCCTCAGCTTCACTCAACTCTGGAGTAGAAAGTGGATTCAACAGTGGATTCAGGACCGGATACAACTCTGGACTTAACGCTGGTTTTGCTAGAGGTTTCAATAGTGGACTTAGGGGCGGATTTAACAGCGATGTTAGCAGTGGTATCAGTAGCGGAATTAGCTCTGGACTTGACAGTGGTCTTAGCAGCGGACTTAGCACTGGACTTAGCAGTGGACTCACCACTGGAGTTGGCAGTGATTTAAGTACCGGATTTGGCACTGAACTCAGCAGCGGACTTAGGTCCGGAATCAGCAGCGAACTTAGTTCTGGACTTAGCACTGGATTTAGCACTGGACTTAGCACTGGACTTAGCAGTGGGCTCAGTACTAGTGGGTTGAACGTCAATGATGGTTACGGACTTAGCTCCGTCGATAGTTTGAGCAGCAGTAGCTTCAACTCTCTTAAGAAGCGCTCATCCTAA
- the LOC119647696 gene encoding cuticle protein 16.5-like, producing the protein MKFVVLALALIAAASASPILPYLGYGYGAAYTGYAAPAVATAYAAPAIATSVAAPIIDPVVAAPVVTPALSVAAPIVRSAVVAAPAIAPVSTVYNTIAAPAVIDAWKKRA; encoded by the exons ATG AAATTCGTAGTTTTGGCTCTTGCTCTTATCGCTGCTGCTTCAGCTTCACCAATCCTGCCATACTTGGGCTATGGATACGGTGCTGCTTACACCGGTTATGCTGCCCCAGCTGTAGCCACCGCCTATGCTGCTCCAGCCATCGCTACCTCCGTTGCTGCCCCAATCATCGACCCAGTTGTTGCCGCCCCAGTTGTTACCCCAGCTTTGTCAGTCGCTGCCCCAATTGTTAGGTCCGCTGTTGTCGCTGCCCCAGCTATTGCCCCAGTCTCCACCGTCTACAACACCATTGCCGCCCCAGCTGTTATCGATGCCTGGAAGAAACGCGCTTAA